One genomic segment of Mesoterricola silvestris includes these proteins:
- a CDS encoding GH36-type glycosyl hydrolase domain-containing protein: MDSNQDGDRGQLLSNGRYQVLLTPRGTGYSVCGDQALTRWKGDRVEDGDGFFIYLRDMDGGRVWSAGLQPVPVPPEAAGSAFTGRQGTLTRRDGTLDTTLEVVVLPGQDAELRRLTLTNHGAAPRRIEVTSCLEAVLNTRDADLAHPGFSKLFVQTEWVPGARALLARRRPRGADEKPRWMFHWLASGPVGGLSFESDRALFLGRGRTLAAPAALLAPGPLSGSAGSVLDPLLALRCVLELEPGASATLALGLGYAAERAEALALCAGLATAAAVDAAFPGSGPAPLAPVAAPRPAFIPRAPRPTPAAQAPTILDNGLGGFSPDGKEYIIHVRPGAGGHPVLPPMPWSNVLANETFGLITTERGISCTWNANSRLHRITPWHNDPIADPLPETLHLRDEDSREFWSPMPGPSGEGLAFTVRHGFGTTRWESSVDGLEQEVQVFAALRAPKKFMTVRLTNRGPRGRRLTLFWHAHLVLAETPGAPLETRIEGDTVLAWNTAPGPFQGLVAFAAAEGAVAATTDRGAFLGRPGRPEAPAAVTTAGALDGAAGTMADPCFAFQLDLVLEPGETRTCVLVSGEAADAGEARRLARIRDAAPALAEVRAHWDRTLSGLQVETPEPAIDLMVNGWLPYQNLACRMWGRTAYYQSGGAFGFRDQLQDAAGLLYLLPGLTRSQILLHAAHQFVEGDVLHWWHPPIEQGIRTRFSDDLLWLPFITAHYLRSTGDWAILSETAPYLQARALAPGEDEAYLAPADSGTRGDLYEHCCRALDLALSRTGVHDLPLMGTGDWNDGMNRVGREGKGESVWMAFFLYTILDAFGPVCARRGDLARATRFSERMGTLSAALEAAGWDGEWYRRAYFDDGTPLGSAQNPECRIDCLAQAWATLSGAVPAARAERALEAMEAQLVDEGAGMIRLLTPAFDTFPNDPGYIMGYIPGVRENGGQYTHGALWAVKAVAQAGRRGRAADLLAMLSPVSHGKDPATYQTEPYVVAADVYGVAPHTGRGGWTWYTGSAGWMYRVAVEDVLGFRLEGGAIRLSPGLPPSWDRARIRYRDPQGRGRCDITLVRDPGLPPGAVAALIDGHDHPADPDIRVPLDRDTTVVIRLGA, from the coding sequence ATGGACAGCAATCAAGACGGGGATCGCGGGCAGCTTCTCTCCAACGGCAGGTACCAGGTCCTTCTCACGCCGCGGGGAACCGGATACTCGGTGTGCGGGGACCAGGCCCTCACGCGCTGGAAGGGCGACCGGGTTGAGGATGGCGACGGCTTCTTCATCTACCTGAGGGACATGGACGGCGGCAGGGTGTGGTCCGCCGGGCTCCAGCCGGTGCCCGTCCCCCCCGAAGCCGCGGGCAGCGCCTTCACCGGGCGCCAGGGGACCCTCACCCGGCGTGACGGCACCCTGGACACGACCCTGGAGGTGGTGGTCCTGCCCGGCCAGGACGCGGAACTGCGCAGGCTCACCCTCACGAACCACGGGGCCGCGCCCCGGCGCATCGAAGTGACCTCCTGCCTGGAGGCCGTGCTCAACACCCGCGACGCCGACTTGGCCCATCCGGGTTTCTCCAAGCTCTTCGTGCAGACGGAGTGGGTACCCGGGGCCCGGGCCCTGCTGGCCCGCCGCCGGCCCCGGGGGGCCGACGAAAAGCCCCGGTGGATGTTCCACTGGCTGGCCTCGGGCCCCGTGGGCGGCCTCTCCTTCGAATCGGACCGCGCCCTGTTCCTGGGCCGGGGCCGCACCCTGGCGGCCCCCGCCGCCCTCCTGGCTCCGGGCCCCCTCTCGGGCTCCGCGGGTTCCGTCCTGGATCCCCTGCTGGCCCTGCGCTGCGTCCTGGAACTGGAGCCCGGCGCCAGCGCCACCCTGGCCCTGGGCCTGGGCTACGCCGCGGAACGCGCGGAGGCCCTGGCCCTGTGCGCGGGCCTGGCCACCGCCGCGGCCGTGGACGCCGCCTTCCCCGGCAGCGGCCCGGCCCCCCTGGCGCCGGTGGCCGCCCCCCGCCCGGCCTTCATTCCCCGGGCCCCGCGTCCCACCCCCGCGGCCCAGGCCCCCACGATCCTGGACAACGGCCTGGGCGGCTTTTCCCCGGATGGCAAGGAATACATCATCCACGTCCGGCCGGGAGCCGGCGGCCACCCCGTCCTCCCCCCCATGCCCTGGTCCAATGTCCTTGCCAACGAAACCTTCGGCCTCATCACCACGGAGCGGGGCATCAGCTGCACCTGGAACGCCAACAGCCGCCTCCACCGCATCACCCCCTGGCACAACGACCCCATCGCCGATCCGCTGCCCGAGACGCTCCACCTCCGGGACGAGGACAGCCGCGAATTCTGGTCGCCCATGCCGGGCCCCAGCGGCGAGGGCCTGGCCTTCACGGTGCGCCACGGCTTCGGCACGACCCGCTGGGAGAGCTCCGTGGACGGCCTGGAGCAGGAGGTCCAGGTGTTCGCGGCGCTGCGCGCGCCCAAGAAATTCATGACGGTGCGCCTGACCAACCGCGGCCCCCGCGGGCGCCGCCTGACGCTGTTCTGGCACGCGCACCTGGTGCTGGCGGAGACCCCCGGGGCGCCGCTGGAGACCCGCATCGAGGGGGATACCGTCCTCGCCTGGAACACCGCCCCCGGCCCCTTCCAGGGCCTGGTGGCCTTCGCCGCCGCCGAAGGCGCCGTGGCCGCCACCACGGACCGGGGCGCCTTCCTGGGCCGCCCGGGCCGCCCCGAGGCCCCCGCCGCCGTCACCACCGCCGGAGCCCTGGACGGGGCCGCCGGCACCATGGCGGACCCCTGCTTCGCCTTCCAGTTGGACCTGGTCCTGGAGCCCGGGGAGACCCGCACCTGCGTGCTGGTGTCCGGCGAGGCCGCGGACGCCGGGGAGGCGCGGCGCCTGGCCCGGATCCGCGACGCCGCCCCGGCCCTGGCCGAGGTGCGGGCCCACTGGGACCGCACCCTTTCGGGCCTCCAGGTGGAAACCCCCGAACCGGCCATCGATCTCATGGTCAACGGCTGGCTCCCCTACCAGAACCTCGCCTGCCGCATGTGGGGCCGCACCGCCTACTACCAGTCCGGGGGCGCCTTCGGGTTCCGCGACCAGTTGCAGGACGCCGCGGGGCTCCTGTACCTGCTGCCCGGCCTCACCCGGTCCCAGATCCTCCTGCACGCCGCCCACCAGTTCGTGGAAGGCGACGTGCTGCACTGGTGGCACCCCCCCATCGAGCAGGGCATCCGCACCCGCTTCTCCGACGACCTCCTGTGGCTGCCCTTCATCACCGCCCACTACCTGCGCAGCACCGGCGACTGGGCCATCCTTTCGGAAACCGCCCCCTACCTCCAGGCCAGGGCCCTGGCGCCGGGGGAGGACGAGGCCTACCTGGCGCCCGCGGATTCGGGCACCCGGGGCGATCTCTACGAGCACTGCTGCCGGGCCCTGGACCTGGCCCTGAGCCGCACCGGCGTCCACGACCTGCCCCTGATGGGCACGGGCGACTGGAACGACGGCATGAACCGCGTGGGCCGCGAGGGCAAGGGCGAGAGCGTGTGGATGGCCTTCTTCCTTTACACCATCCTCGATGCCTTCGGGCCCGTGTGCGCCCGCCGGGGGGACCTGGCCCGGGCCACGCGCTTCAGCGAGCGCATGGGCACCCTGTCCGCGGCGCTGGAGGCGGCCGGCTGGGACGGCGAATGGTACCGCCGGGCCTACTTCGACGACGGCACGCCCCTGGGCTCCGCCCAGAATCCCGAATGCCGCATCGATTGCCTGGCCCAGGCCTGGGCCACCCTCTCCGGCGCCGTGCCCGCCGCCCGGGCGGAACGGGCCCTGGAAGCCATGGAGGCCCAGCTGGTGGACGAAGGCGCCGGCATGATCCGGCTCCTGACCCCCGCCTTCGACACGTTCCCCAACGATCCCGGCTACATCATGGGCTACATCCCCGGGGTGCGGGAGAACGGCGGCCAGTACACCCACGGCGCCCTTTGGGCCGTGAAGGCCGTGGCCCAGGCGGGCCGCAGGGGCCGCGCCGCGGACCTCCTGGCCATGCTGAGCCCGGTGTCCCACGGCAAGGATCCCGCCACCTACCAGACCGAACCCTACGTGGTGGCCGCCGACGTCTACGGCGTCGCCCCCCACACCGGGCGCGGCGGCTGGACCTGGTACACCGGTTCCGCCGGGTGGATGTACCGCGTGGCGGTGGAGGACGTGCTGGGCTTTCGCCTGGAGGGCGGCGCCATCCGCCTGAGCCCCGGGCTCCCCCCGTCCTGGGACCGGGCCCGCATCCGCTACCGCGACCCCCAGGGACGGGGCCGGTGCGACATCACCCTGGTGCGGGATCCGGGGCTGCCTCCGGGTGCCGTGGCGGCCCTCATCGACGGCCACGACCACCCGGCGGACCCGGATATCCGGGTGCCCCTGGACCGGGACACCACGGTCGTCATCCGGCTGGGGGCCTGA
- a CDS encoding discoidin domain-containing protein, whose product MRGLLLALAAGAALAAPPRILDGFETVRAWKAVPSDGVLLALGGAGSLRMDFDFQGRGGYAAARRDLPLTLPPNYEITFLVRGDCPPENLEFKLVDPSGENVWWVRKPAFAFPREWTRVTLKKRQVSFAWGPGGADPTRIASVEWCVTAGSGGKGRVEFRDLAIRELPVEVPYDRTPAATSGPGWSQLDFRIPREFGGLRIDWADPGPRDFRVLVSPDGSAWTPLREVRGAAGPASHLLLPETEARFLRVEGGAAKALAVRPLAFGESWNAAFETLAREAPRGDYPRCYLGEQPYWTLVGVDGGLDSALLSEDGALEAGVGGPSVEPFLWSGGQLLGWAQAACAQSLERGALPIPTVTRTHGDLTLRVTAFGAGSPAAPVIRARYRLSSASPWKGTLFLAVRPFQVNPPVQFLGTPGGAAAIGTLAFGGDSATVDGKVLLRSATRPDGAGAVGFHGGSIVDYLHRGALPPAATATDPAGHASGALRYDVDLAPGEVRDILVDLPLLGAGPRPPFEADLREAVASWDEKLNRVRVELPEPGAADTLRTCLAHILISRKGPALRPGTRSYARSWIRDGAMMSAALLRMGHADEVRDYIEWYAPYLYPNGKVPCVVDDRGADPVPENDSPGEFLHLLAEYARCTGDRAFLARLWPQGRRAADYLEGILEKNGLVPASISHEGYSAKPMHSYWDDFWSLRGFRDAAWICGELGDSAGAAHFAALETRFRGSLLASIQATMAAHRVDYIPGCAELGDFDATSTTVALMPGDELGNLPRSAVEATFAEFYRQFRVRRQGGAPGDRYTPYETRTIGAFAQLGWVDRAQELLGAYLEDRRPLAWNQWPEVVQRDPRSPVFLGDLPHAWVGSDYIRSLLSLLVRERGDALVLGAGVPATWLAKGVRLEGLRVPGGELGFSARTEAGRVVVEITGTAPCPRGGVVVRWPLPGAFRRARVDGRIVEGSTGTELTLRRIPATVVMEP is encoded by the coding sequence ATGCGCGGACTCCTCCTGGCCCTGGCGGCCGGGGCGGCCCTGGCCGCGCCGCCTCGGATCCTGGACGGGTTCGAGACCGTCCGGGCCTGGAAGGCCGTGCCTTCCGACGGCGTGCTCCTGGCCCTGGGCGGCGCCGGCAGCCTGCGCATGGATTTCGATTTCCAGGGCCGGGGCGGCTACGCCGCCGCGCGCCGGGACCTGCCCCTCACCCTGCCCCCCAACTACGAGATCACCTTCCTGGTGCGCGGGGACTGCCCCCCGGAGAACCTGGAGTTCAAGCTGGTGGACCCCTCCGGGGAGAACGTCTGGTGGGTGCGCAAGCCCGCCTTCGCCTTCCCCCGGGAATGGACGCGGGTGACCCTGAAGAAGCGCCAGGTGTCCTTCGCCTGGGGCCCCGGCGGCGCGGACCCCACCCGCATCGCGTCGGTGGAATGGTGCGTCACCGCCGGATCGGGGGGCAAGGGCCGCGTGGAGTTCCGCGACCTGGCCATCCGCGAGCTCCCGGTGGAGGTCCCCTACGACCGCACCCCCGCGGCCACCTCCGGCCCCGGCTGGAGCCAGCTGGACTTCCGGATCCCCCGGGAGTTCGGCGGCCTGCGAATCGACTGGGCCGACCCGGGCCCCCGGGACTTCCGGGTCCTGGTATCCCCGGACGGCTCCGCCTGGACCCCGCTGCGCGAGGTGCGCGGCGCAGCGGGCCCCGCGAGCCATCTGCTCCTTCCCGAAACCGAGGCCCGGTTCCTGCGGGTGGAGGGCGGCGCGGCGAAGGCCCTGGCCGTGCGGCCCCTGGCCTTCGGCGAATCCTGGAACGCGGCCTTCGAGACCCTCGCCCGGGAGGCCCCCCGGGGCGACTACCCCCGGTGCTACCTGGGCGAGCAGCCCTACTGGACCCTGGTGGGCGTGGACGGCGGCCTGGATTCCGCGCTCCTGTCCGAGGACGGCGCCCTGGAGGCCGGCGTCGGCGGCCCCTCCGTGGAGCCCTTCCTGTGGAGCGGCGGCCAGCTCCTCGGCTGGGCCCAGGCGGCGTGCGCCCAGTCCCTGGAGCGGGGCGCCCTGCCCATCCCCACCGTCACCCGCACCCACGGCGACCTGACCCTGCGCGTCACGGCCTTCGGGGCGGGCTCCCCCGCGGCCCCGGTGATCCGGGCCCGCTACCGCCTCTCCTCCGCCAGCCCCTGGAAGGGCACCCTGTTCCTGGCGGTGCGCCCCTTCCAGGTGAACCCGCCGGTGCAGTTCCTGGGCACCCCGGGCGGCGCCGCCGCCATCGGCACCCTGGCCTTCGGCGGCGATTCCGCCACCGTGGACGGCAAGGTCCTGCTGCGCTCCGCCACCCGCCCCGACGGGGCCGGCGCCGTTGGCTTCCACGGCGGATCCATCGTGGACTACCTCCACCGGGGCGCCCTGCCCCCCGCGGCCACCGCCACGGACCCCGCCGGCCACGCCTCCGGCGCCCTGCGCTACGACGTGGACCTGGCCCCGGGCGAGGTGCGCGACATCCTCGTGGACCTGCCCCTGCTGGGGGCCGGCCCCCGCCCCCCCTTCGAGGCCGATCTGCGGGAGGCCGTCGCCTCCTGGGACGAGAAGCTGAACCGCGTGCGGGTGGAGCTGCCCGAACCGGGGGCCGCCGACACCCTCCGCACCTGCCTCGCCCACATCCTCATCAGCCGCAAGGGCCCCGCCCTCCGGCCCGGGACCCGCTCCTACGCGAGGTCCTGGATCCGCGACGGCGCCATGATGTCCGCCGCCCTCCTGCGCATGGGCCACGCCGACGAGGTGAGGGACTACATCGAATGGTACGCCCCCTACCTCTACCCCAACGGGAAGGTGCCCTGCGTGGTGGATGACCGGGGCGCCGACCCCGTGCCGGAGAACGACAGCCCCGGGGAATTCCTCCACCTGCTGGCCGAGTACGCCCGGTGCACCGGGGACCGGGCCTTCCTGGCCCGCCTCTGGCCCCAGGGCCGGCGCGCCGCGGACTACCTGGAGGGCATCCTGGAGAAGAACGGCCTGGTGCCGGCCTCCATCAGCCACGAAGGCTATTCCGCCAAGCCCATGCACAGCTACTGGGACGATTTCTGGAGCCTGCGGGGCTTCCGGGACGCGGCCTGGATCTGCGGCGAACTGGGGGATTCCGCGGGCGCCGCGCATTTCGCGGCCCTGGAGACCCGGTTCCGGGGGAGCCTCCTGGCCTCCATCCAGGCCACCATGGCCGCCCACCGGGTGGACTACATCCCCGGGTGCGCGGAGCTGGGGGACTTCGACGCCACCTCCACCACCGTGGCCCTCATGCCCGGCGACGAGCTGGGGAACCTGCCCCGGTCCGCGGTGGAGGCCACCTTCGCCGAGTTCTACCGGCAGTTCCGGGTGCGCCGCCAGGGCGGGGCCCCCGGGGACCGCTACACGCCGTACGAAACCCGCACCATCGGCGCCTTCGCCCAGCTGGGCTGGGTGGACCGGGCCCAGGAACTGCTGGGCGCCTACCTCGAGGACCGGCGCCCCCTGGCCTGGAACCAGTGGCCGGAGGTGGTGCAGCGCGACCCGCGCAGCCCCGTCTTCCTGGGGGACCTCCCCCACGCCTGGGTGGGGTCGGACTACATCCGCTCCCTCCTGAGCCTCCTGGTGCGGGAGCGCGGGGACGCGCTGGTGCTGGGGGCGGGGGTTCCGGCCACCTGGCTCGCCAAGGGCGTGCGCCTGGAAGGCCTGCGGGTCCCCGGCGGGGAACTGGGCTTCTCGGCCCGCACCGAAGCCGGGCGCGTGGTGGTGGAGATCACCGGCACGGCGCCCTGCCCCCGGGGCGGCGTCGTGGTGCGCTGGCCCCTCCCAGGCGCCTTCCGCCGGGCCCGGGTGGACGGCAGGATCGTGGAAGGATCCACGGGAACGGAACTGACGCTGCGGCGGATTCCCGCCACAGTGGTGATGGAGCCATGA